GCGTTCTTTTAAGAAAAAGTTTCAGTTTCTCAAAATAATCGAGAAGATACCCGAAACATTCATCTTCCGGCTCATCCCAAATAAAAGGATAAATATTGTTAGCATTGAACCATTTTTTATCGCATTTCTTTTTCAAGTCGCTCGACTGAATATTTTCAATTGCCATATATATCTGTTCAAGTTCATTTTGTTTAAAAGCCCTTGCAGGCCCATAACCGACATCGATCCGGCCGATGAAGTGGCCGCCATCCATTATGAACCCAAGGATATCAGCAGCGCCTGCCGGATCATCGCACAAAAGGAAGTGAATCCCATGCCAGGCCTTGTCAACGTCAAACTCCTCGTTACCATTTTCAGGAGTCCATATTATCAACTCTTTATCAGGTTCATATGCAAGTCCAAAGAGCCTTGCCAGAAAACCGGGCTTTTTTTGAGATCCTGAGAAATCATTAAAAAGCACCTGCCTTATTCTGTCCGGTTTCCTGATAAGCGCCTCAATTTCTTCATCACTTGCAGATCTGAAACATCCGATCATACTCATGAAG
The DNA window shown above is from Desulforegula conservatrix Mb1Pa and carries:
- a CDS encoding YfbM family protein; its protein translation is MSMIGCFRSASDEEIEALIRKPDRIRQVLFNDFSGSQKKPGFLARLFGLAYEPDKELIIWTPENGNEEFDVDKAWHGIHFLLCDDPAGAADILGFIMDGGHFIGRIDVGYGPARAFKQNELEQIYMAIENIQSSDLKKKCDKKWFNANNIYPFIWDEPEDECFGYLLDYFEKLKLFLKRTLDAGKGMLVYIT